The genomic DNA GGCCAAAATTTTTTACCTTTCTTTACCGCCGCACCAGCTTTGGCTCTAGCCAAAAAGGGCAAACACACCTCGATCGTTTTCTTTATCGCGATATCAATCTAGATGAGCCGCAAGAAGTTGATTGGGTTTTGGGTGGTTGTTTTTTGGCTCGTGGCTCTGCTCTAGAAAAAACCGGTCTTTTTGACCAGCGCTTCTTTCTGTTTCTGGAAGATACTGATCTTTGCCGCCGGATGTGGCAACATAGATTCTCTGTTTGGTATTATCCCGAGGCTGAGGTTATTCACCTTCCCCACCGTCTCTCTGCTGGCAGCCGCAGTCTCAAAGACTTATTTTCTCTGGTGACCTGGATTCACATTGTCTCTTGGCTAAAGTATTTTTGGAAATGGCGCTAGAGGTTGCCAAAAAATGATTTTATGTTAGAATAAATTCAGTATAAAAATTAATTTTTCTCTGAGCGGAGCGGTAGTTCAGTTGGTTAGAACGCTGCCCTGTCACGGCAGAGGTCGCGGGTTCGAGTCCCGTCCGCTCCGCTTAGGGAAAAATAGGAAGCGACACAACTATTTGTGTCGCGTCGGGACGAGAACGCCGGAGCGTTGTTTGGCGAGCCAAGGGGCGAGCCGAACCGCGAGGCGGTGGCTAGGCCGAGCAGGCGGAAGCCAACGAGAGCCGCAGCCGAGTCCCGTCCGCTCCGCTTAGGGAAAAAACAATAAAACCGCCCACTACGATGTTGGCGGTTTTTATTTGGCAAGGGTATGTCTTTTATTGTATAATAAAGATAAGATCATTCTTATCCACTCATTTATTTTTTATGAAAAAAATCGCCATTTTTTACGTACTGTTTTTTATGATTTTTGTTTATTTTTTTACCCCCATGGTTCCATTCGCGCTTGCTGATTGTAACTGTATATGCGAAGGCGATACAATGGGTCAATTGGTTACTGGTAGTCCCGGTAAGACAAATAGCGCATGTGCGAATGGTTGCAGCCAAAAGGGTAAGGGGGTGTTAAGTTGCGAAGATTTAACTACAACCCCAGCCAACAATGCACCCTCTGGCAATTGTGACGGCAGCCAAGTTTGTCTAAAAGATCCTCTAGGTATTGATCCAAAACTTGGGCCCCAGCAGTTGTGGGCTAGGATTATTGGCG from Candidatus Kuenenbacteria bacterium includes the following:
- a CDS encoding glycosyltransferase, which gives rise to MKLSIVVLNYKTRNLLKYFLKGVLDFKFPWSWEIVVVNNSSEDGTDKMIKKDFPVARLIRSPKNLGMGGGNNLGIINSNGEYILIANPDVTLNETAIRAMVAFMDNHPEAGLVGPKIINPDGTKQDTCYRWPKFFTFLYRRTSFGSSQKGQTHLDRFLYRDINLDEPQEVDWVLGGCFLARGSALEKTGLFDQRFFLFLEDTDLCRRMWQHRFSVWYYPEAEVIHLPHRLSAGSRSLKDLFSLVTWIHIVSWLKYFWKWR